In Spinacia oleracea cultivar Varoflay chromosome 5, BTI_SOV_V1, whole genome shotgun sequence, a single window of DNA contains:
- the LOC110794472 gene encoding transportin MOS14, giving the protein MAGMELQNTVKEALNALYHHPDDAVRMQADRWLQEFQRTLDAWQVADNLLHDASSNLETLIFCSQTLRSKVTRDFEELPSEAFRPLRDSLNSLLNRFHQGPPKVRTQISLAVAALAVHVSVEDWGDGGIMNWLKVQMNSRPECIPSFLELLKVLPEEVFNYRISARPERRRQFEKELSSAMEVSLSLLTACLNASELKEQVLEAFASWLRLRRGFSPSVLANHPLVLTALSSLCSDILSEAAVNVVSELIHCSAVGNSSDVSCQMPLIQVIVPRVMSLRPYLNDPSKDEEDVKAIGRLFADMGDAYVQLIATGSDESMMIVQVLLEVASHSEFDIASMTFNFWHNLQVYLVERDLYLSLGNEALIEAERNRRLLIFRASYDSLVSLVSSRVQYPDDYMELSREDLKDFKQTRYAVADVLVDAALVLGGDIVLKILYMKLVQAAASCVNDQSSEWRPAEAALYCIRAVADYVSSVEAEVMPQVMSLIPKLPHHPQLLQTVCLTIGAYSKWLDASSNGLSILPSLVDVLMRGMSTSEDTAAAAALAFRHICDDCRKKLCGSLDGLFHIYQSAVYPEGGNFRVSAEDSLHLVEALSMVITELPPDHAKKALEALCLPVVTPLQEMINQGSVSLGQKGARELTIHIDRLAYIFRYVNHPEAVADAIQRLWPIFKAIFDVRAWDMRTMEALCKACKYAVRTSRSYMGLTIGAMLEEIQGLYQHQHQPCFLYLSSEVIKIFGSDQSCSDYLRNLVEALFRRTACLLATISDFTTRPDIADDCFLLASRCIRYCPQIFIPSPVFPSLIDCAMIGITVQHREASNSILSFLSDVFDLTKSHEGLQYQSIRDSVIVPRGATITRILIASLTGALPNNRFDTVTYTLLSLVRVYHIKALEWARESVSLIPKTAVTEVESSRFLQALSEAKSGAKNNDIMVPIEELSDVCRRNRTVQDIVQDALKPLELNMVHRV; this is encoded by the exons ATGGCAGGAATGGAGCTGCAGAACACAGTGAAGGAAGCCCTAAATGCTCTTTATCACCACCCAGACGAcgccgttcgtatgcaagctgaTCGATGGCTTCAAGAATTTCAGCGTACCCTTGATGCTTGGCAG GTTGCAGATAATTTGCTTCACGATGCAAGTAGCAATCTGGAAACTCTAATCTTTTGCTCACAAACTTTAAGAAGCAAG GTAACACGGGATTTTGAAGAGCTTCCTTCTGAAGCATTTCGACCATTACGGGATTCTTTAAAT AGCTTGTTAAATAGATTTCACCAAGGTCCACCAAAAGTTAGAACACAG ATTAGCCTTGCTGTGGCTGCTTTAGCTGTTCATGTCTCCGTAGAAGATTGGGGAGATGGGGGAATTATGAATTGGCTCAAGGTACAGATGAACTCTCGTCCAGAATGCATACCCAGTTTTTTGGAGCTTCTGAAGGTTCTGCCTGAG GAGGTGTTTAATTACAGAATATCAGCTCGGCCTGAAAGACGGCGCCAATTTGAGAAGGAGCTTTCTTCTGCTATGGAGGTTTCCCTAAGTTTATTAACTGCTTGTCTGAACGCCAGTGAACTCAAAGAACAG GTTCTTGAGGCCTTTGCTTCATGGCTTCGCTTGAGACGTGG GTTTTCTCCATCTGTGCTTGCAAATCACCCTTTGGTTCTTACAGCTCTGTCTAGCTTGTGTTCTGATATACTCTCTGAGGCTGCTGTTAATG TTGTTTCTGAGTTGATACATTGTTCAGCAGTGGGAAATTCTTCTGATGTTTCGTGCCAGATGCCATTAATCCAAGTAATAGTACCTCGAGTTATGAGTCTCAGGCCTTATCTTAATGATCCGTCAAAG GATGAAGAAGATGTGAAGGCCATTGGCCGTTTATTTGCTGACATGGGCGATGCTTATGTTCAACTGATTGCAACTG GTTCGGATGAGTCAATGATGATAGTGCAAGTGTTGCTTGAAGTTGCTTCACACTCGGAGTTTGATATTGCTTCAATGACCTTTAACTTCTGGCACAATCTACAGGTTTACTTGGTTGAAAG GGACCTATATCTATCTTTGGGTAATGAAGCATTGATTGAGGCAGAGAGAAACAGGAGATTGCTAATTTTTCGTGCATCATACGATTCTCTAGTGTCTTTG GTTAGTTCTCGGGTTCAATACCCTGATGATTATATGGAGCTTTCAAGGGAGGACCTCAAGGATTTTAAACAAACAAGATATG CTGTTGCAGATGTTCTCGTTGATGCAGCACTGGTTCTGGGCGGTGATATAGTGTTGAAAATCCTTTACATGAAACTTGTTCAG GCTGCGGCCAGCTGTGTAAATGATCAAAGTAGTGAGTGGCGTCCAGCTGAGGCTGCTTTATACTGTATACGGGCTGTAGCAGACTATGTTTCCAGTGTCGAAGCAGAAGTGATGCCTCAG GTTATGTCATTGATTCCAAAGCTTCCCCATCATCCTCAACTACTTCAGACTG TGTGCTTGACAATTGGAGCATATTCAAAATGGCTTGATGCTTCATCAAATGGACTTTCAATTCTTCCTTCGCTGGTTGACGTTCTTATGAGGGGAATGAGCACATCTGAAGATACTGCAGCAGCTGCTGCATTGGCGTTTAGACACATTTGTGATG ATTGTCGGAAGAAGCTCTGTGGATCTTTAGACGGCCTCTTCCATATCTACCAAAGTGCTGTCTATCCAGAAGGTGGAAACTTCAGAGTTTCTGCTGAAGATTCTCTTCATTTAGTTGAAGCATTAAG CATGGTCATTACAGAACTTCCTCCAGATCATGCAAAGAAGGCCCTGGAAGCATTATGCCTGCCTGTTGTTACTCCTCTTCAG GAGATGATCAATCAAGGATCAGTTAGTCTGGGACAGAAAGGTGCCCGTGAGCTTACTATTCATATCGATAGATTGGCATATATTTTTAG ATATGTAAATCACCCTGAAGCTGTAGCAGATGCTATTCAGAGGCTCTGGCCGATTTTTAAAGCCATCTTTGACGT CCGTGCATGGGACATGCGAACTATGGAAGCTCTCTGCAAGGCATGCAAATATGCT GTAAGAACTTCTAGAAGTTACATGGGCCTCACAATTGGCGCCATGCTAGAGGAGATTCAGGGACTCTATCAGCACCAGCACCAACCGTGCTTTCTGTATCTCTCCAGTGAAGTCATAAAG aTCTTTGGGTCGGACCAATCTTGTTCGGACTATCTGCGAAACTTAGTTGAAGCCCTCTTTAGAAGAACAGCCTGCCTCCTTGCCACAATTAGT GATTTTACCACCAGACCAGATATAGCTGATGATTGTTTTTTATTGGCGTCGAGGTGCATCCGATATTGCCCTCAGATATTCATCCCGTCACCGGTGTTTCCCTCACTAATAGACTGTGCTATGATTGGGATCACAGTCCAACACAG GGAGGCTTCAAATTCCATATTGTCATTCTTATCTGATGTCTTTGATCTCACAAAGTCACATGAGGGTTTGCAATATCAGTCGATCAGGGATAGTGTGATTGTTCCCAGAGGAGCAACTATAACCAGAATTTTGATAGCGTCCTTGACAGGAGCTCTCCCAAACAACCGCTTCGATACA GTAACTTATACACTTCTGTCACTAGTTCGAGTTTATCACATAAAAGCTCTGGAATGGGCCAGGGAAAGCGTTTCATTGATTCCAAAAACGGCAGTAACAGAAGTTGAGAGCTCGAGATTCCTGCAAGCGTTGTCTGAAGCAAAATCTGGGGCTAAAAATAATGATATCATGGTTCCAATTGAGGAACTCTCAGATGTTTGCCGGCGTAATCGAACGGTGCAAGATATTGTTCAAGATGCTTTGAAACCCTTAGAGTTAAATATGGTGCATAGAGTATAG